A genomic region of Pseudomonadota bacterium contains the following coding sequences:
- a CDS encoding zinc ABC transporter substrate-binding protein, with translation MRIKKKFLLVIVAMVLVCFFTGCSNKSKEGSEHTFRSIVTSDTILSGMIASLLPRDCYSVEAILPPGQCPGHYDVKLTDIEKIKKAALNVSFRGMLFMDKAGVNGGAQLPVDAGSHNWMAPDSYIYGLGLLADGLSKRFPEDKAEIMRRKEQTIREVREEANSLLQRVRQAGIFGKPIIASSMQKEPLEWMGFRIVGEYGRPEAMSTREFVRLSKIGKDQHAIIVVDNLQSGPDVGKGIAEILGLPHVVLTNFPSEKGYLTTLGDNVNTVLKAAMRK, from the coding sequence ATGCGGATAAAAAAGAAGTTTCTTCTCGTTATTGTGGCAATGGTGCTGGTGTGCTTTTTTACCGGCTGTTCGAATAAGTCAAAAGAAGGAAGTGAGCACACTTTCCGTAGTATTGTGACATCGGATACTATCCTGTCCGGAATGATTGCTTCGCTTCTGCCTCGGGATTGTTATTCTGTCGAAGCTATACTACCTCCAGGGCAATGTCCGGGTCATTACGATGTAAAACTGACGGATATCGAAAAAATTAAAAAAGCTGCTCTGAATGTTTCATTCAGGGGCATGCTGTTCATGGATAAAGCCGGTGTGAATGGTGGAGCACAACTTCCTGTGGACGCCGGAAGCCACAACTGGATGGCGCCGGATTCATATATATACGGCTTGGGCCTGCTTGCCGATGGACTTTCAAAACGTTTCCCCGAAGACAAGGCTGAAATAATGCGCCGGAAAGAACAAACAATCCGCGAGGTAAGGGAAGAGGCAAATTCACTCCTTCAGAGGGTCAGGCAGGCAGGAATCTTCGGAAAACCTATTATTGCTTCATCCATGCAGAAAGAGCCGCTCGAGTGGATGGGCTTCCGCATTGTGGGAGAATATGGTAGACCGGAGGCGATGTCTACAAGGGAATTTGTGCGTCTTTCAAAAATCGGAAAGGATCAACATGCAATCATCGTTGTGGACAATTTACAATCCGGGCCTGACGTTGGAAAGGGAATCGCTGAAATACTGGGATTGCCGCATGTTGTCCTGACAAATTTTCCATCGGAAAAGGGGTATCTTACTACACTTGGAGACAATGTAAACACTGTGCTTAAAGCAGCGATGCGAAAATGA
- a CDS encoding metal ABC transporter ATP-binding protein — MSKYIIELNNITVRKTKRLLLDGISLSVLPNEFVGIIGPNGAGKTTLLNVIAGFEKFEGALNLFGHSETWTRSRETRLSIGYVPQLFQVDPAFPILASEAVMTGAIGRLGLFCSPGKKEREETMQLMEVMRIAHLAERPLGHLSGGERQKVSLARAILQQPDILLMDEPTANLDIAVQKEVLNLINEIHQRENLTFLFVTHDFTMLPAAMQRAVLLDHGRIVFDGDINTAMSSEMLSRLFQYPLETFERNGRRFVSYD, encoded by the coding sequence ATGAGTAAATACATTATAGAACTTAACAATATAACTGTCCGAAAGACAAAGAGATTACTTTTGGACGGAATAAGTCTTAGCGTGTTGCCCAACGAGTTTGTCGGGATTATCGGCCCCAACGGCGCCGGGAAGACCACGCTTCTCAATGTCATAGCCGGATTTGAAAAGTTCGAGGGTGCGCTCAATCTTTTTGGACATAGTGAGACGTGGACGCGATCCCGTGAGACGAGACTTAGCATCGGTTATGTTCCGCAATTATTCCAAGTTGATCCTGCATTTCCTATTCTGGCGTCGGAAGCCGTGATGACAGGCGCAATCGGCCGGCTCGGACTGTTCTGCTCGCCGGGCAAAAAAGAGAGAGAGGAGACGATGCAACTTATGGAAGTGATGCGTATAGCCCATCTTGCTGAAAGGCCGCTGGGTCATCTTTCCGGCGGCGAACGACAGAAGGTGTCGCTGGCGCGCGCCATCCTTCAGCAACCGGACATCCTTCTCATGGATGAACCGACCGCAAATCTGGACATTGCTGTCCAGAAGGAAGTCTTGAACCTAATCAATGAAATTCACCAAAGGGAAAATTTGACGTTTCTTTTTGTCACGCATGATTTTACCATGCTACCGGCCGCAATGCAGCGTGCGGTACTGCTGGATCACGGCAGAATAGTTTTTGACGGGGACATCAACACCGCAATGTCGAGTGAGATGCTGAGCAGGTTATTTCAGTATCCGCTGGAGACTTTTGAACGTAACGGCAGGAGATTTGTTTCCTATGACTGA
- a CDS encoding TonB-dependent receptor plug domain-containing protein: MKNAQRITINLLLCTFVMFISLSSAEEPKQGGGEKEKKEAKTILEEITVIGAPYINPVTPIETRYGTQYNVVTEEQIKQQNAYDFQSTLRDVPGVMFQSKNLMGSQTSHSLYIRGRGASHPSSDINIQFDGVPRYGALFGQVLGDGIAVSTIGGMEVYKSPQPSQFGSGYASINILPKYLTKEGQEVVLNSSAGSYSTFNESLSAGIKKGPFDIYASQSWAETGGDRNNSRARQQNYYVNSGYQINKQWNIRLLINYVKGETEAPMPRTIPNAANGVNWPGAERYDTETSFTTLTLNHQYDQFSGYLKGYWNDTNFDLLQELTNGKRYANGSGGVRSLQEVRLYGIRGKEKLNLWPGGEILVGVDLDMTSLKNTQQTYSGLAHAGIINGLSRRVWDFPDTTLFSPYTAVSQIFGHPESFHITPSAGFRYYNHNEFEDKSAAQGGLVMGYGNTDLNINYSRGVNYPSPIVLMNMVLTNAPVSNPRKIKPEVVDHYEAGLTQKWPKIASLGATVFCDKGKDRFQAYMFGAVPLRFNDPIGQYEIRGLELTGTVNPMKNLELFAGATWLQAQATGQDRIERDHLPYTPGFQFQSGVNWTFLENYRLFMDMQHLRDLYQSTASRSSTLNITDPTAINKLDDITLFNARVSYRFDYRSLRLSESEVFLAVNNIFNQYYEYAKGYPMPGTTFSAGFSMKFN; encoded by the coding sequence ATGAAAAACGCACAAAGAATCACAATAAATCTTCTTCTTTGCACCTTTGTCATGTTTATATCGTTATCCTCGGCGGAAGAGCCAAAGCAAGGAGGAGGGGAGAAAGAGAAAAAGGAAGCAAAAACAATATTGGAAGAAATTACCGTTATAGGCGCTCCGTACATTAATCCCGTTACTCCTATTGAGACCCGTTATGGTACCCAGTATAACGTCGTAACAGAAGAACAGATCAAACAACAGAATGCTTATGACTTCCAGTCCACACTGCGGGACGTGCCGGGGGTTATGTTTCAGAGCAAAAATCTTATGGGAAGTCAAACCAGCCATAGCCTTTACATTCGAGGCCGCGGCGCGAGCCACCCCAGCTCCGATATCAATATTCAGTTTGACGGAGTTCCGCGCTATGGAGCATTGTTCGGACAGGTATTGGGTGACGGTATTGCCGTATCAACAATAGGGGGAATGGAGGTTTACAAAAGCCCGCAGCCGTCTCAGTTCGGCAGTGGTTATGCGTCAATTAATATCCTGCCCAAATATCTGACGAAAGAGGGTCAGGAGGTCGTCCTTAATTCCAGTGCAGGCAGTTATTCCACATTTAATGAAAGCCTTTCCGCTGGTATCAAAAAAGGGCCTTTTGATATCTATGCATCTCAGAGCTGGGCTGAAACAGGCGGCGATCGCAACAATTCCCGCGCCAGGCAACAAAACTACTACGTCAATAGTGGTTATCAAATCAATAAACAATGGAACATCAGGTTATTGATCAACTATGTAAAGGGTGAAACCGAGGCCCCCATGCCGCGCACCATACCCAATGCAGCTAACGGAGTGAACTGGCCCGGAGCAGAACGCTATGATACCGAAACCTCATTCACCACATTGACACTTAACCACCAATACGACCAGTTCAGCGGTTATCTTAAAGGCTATTGGAATGATACCAATTTTGACCTGTTGCAGGAATTGACGAACGGTAAACGCTATGCTAACGGCTCCGGCGGAGTTAGGTCTTTGCAGGAGGTCAGGCTTTATGGAATAAGGGGTAAAGAAAAACTTAATCTTTGGCCGGGTGGAGAAATTCTGGTCGGGGTAGACTTGGATATGACCAGTCTGAAGAACACACAACAAACATACAGTGGGCTGGCGCATGCAGGAATTATAAATGGTCTGTCAAGAAGAGTCTGGGATTTTCCCGATACAACGCTCTTTTCTCCTTATACGGCCGTGAGTCAGATATTCGGTCACCCTGAAAGCTTTCATATTACTCCATCGGCAGGTTTCCGTTATTATAATCACAACGAGTTTGAAGATAAGTCGGCAGCACAGGGAGGTTTGGTGATGGGCTACGGAAACACCGACCTCAACATCAATTACTCCCGGGGCGTCAACTATCCTTCCCCGATAGTCCTGATGAACATGGTGCTTACCAATGCTCCAGTTAGTAATCCCAGGAAGATAAAGCCGGAAGTAGTGGACCACTACGAAGCAGGTTTAACCCAAAAATGGCCGAAAATAGCTTCTTTAGGGGCAACTGTTTTCTGTGACAAGGGAAAAGATCGATTCCAGGCATATATGTTCGGCGCTGTTCCACTCCGATTTAACGACCCTATCGGCCAATACGAGATTCGCGGACTGGAACTCACAGGCACAGTAAACCCTATGAAAAACCTTGAGTTGTTTGCCGGTGCCACATGGCTGCAAGCCCAAGCCACTGGTCAGGACAGAATTGAACGTGATCATCTGCCCTATACCCCAGGTTTTCAGTTTCAGTCCGGAGTCAACTGGACATTTCTTGAGAATTACCGGCTTTTCATGGATATGCAGCACCTAAGGGACCTGTATCAAAGCACGGCCTCTCGCAGTAGCACTCTTAACATTACTGACCCTACTGCTATCAACAAACTGGACGACATCACACTGTTTAACGCCCGGGTGAGCTATCGCTTCGATTACAGGTCGTTGCGACTGAGCGAGTCAGAGGTTTTTTTAGCAGTAAACAACATTTTCAATCAGTATTATGAATATGCCAAGGGCTATCCCATGCCTGGAACAACGTTTTCTGCCGGATTCAGTATGAAATTTAACTAA
- a CDS encoding biopolymer transporter ExbD, which translates to MNEKEFDYINMIPFIDVMLVLLTIALTTGTFAATGIIPVELPRVAGKHEAATVTQLVVIDKHGAVFYQGKSITLPAFKACIAVMPRQTPFLIRADKDIPLQGFVEVLDLIKTGGFKRVSLQTEWMGQ; encoded by the coding sequence ATGAATGAGAAAGAATTTGATTATATCAACATGATCCCCTTCATTGATGTGATGCTTGTGCTTCTCACTATAGCGCTGACCACCGGCACCTTTGCGGCAACGGGCATTATACCTGTAGAACTGCCAAGAGTAGCAGGAAAACATGAAGCGGCTACGGTTACGCAACTTGTGGTGATCGATAAGCACGGCGCTGTCTTTTATCAGGGCAAGTCCATTACCCTCCCGGCTTTCAAGGCTTGTATTGCCGTCATGCCGAGGCAGACACCCTTTCTTATCAGGGCCGACAAGGATATTCCCCTCCAGGGTTTTGTTGAAGTCCTTGATCTCATCAAGACAGGAGGCTTCAAAAGGGTGAGTCTCCAGACCGAATGGATGGGTCAATGA
- a CDS encoding TonB family protein, which produces MREKYLGTAISILVHTCVILPLMAASFTVQNRPVRLLEIDFSLMKYPSHSEGYVPKVEKGTIEKKPRILKAKKAQNKLVEPDQPVKQIPANIPVKEQVEPSPVPTIVTASDSQGEMVIHGTPATYAGSSGSGISLYSQGGSAGGTEGAEGGGWGTGKSGGIMLEEGKDYNYIRDAVMKNIEYPEWARRMGFEGKVLLSFIVLENGTTSQIRVVKSSGCRFLDDSAKEGVARTVISKKLPYRVVVRLPITYKLRVS; this is translated from the coding sequence ATGAGAGAAAAATACTTGGGAACAGCCATCTCCATCCTGGTGCACACATGTGTCATACTGCCCCTGATGGCTGCTTCTTTTACCGTGCAGAACAGACCGGTCAGGTTGTTAGAGATAGATTTCTCGCTCATGAAGTATCCTTCGCATTCAGAGGGGTATGTACCGAAAGTTGAAAAGGGTACAATTGAGAAGAAACCACGGATTCTTAAAGCAAAGAAGGCACAGAACAAACTAGTAGAGCCGGATCAGCCCGTTAAGCAGATCCCGGCAAATATCCCGGTAAAAGAACAGGTCGAGCCATCTCCTGTACCGACCATTGTCACTGCGTCGGATAGTCAAGGCGAGATGGTCATTCATGGGACGCCGGCGACCTACGCGGGCTCTTCCGGGTCGGGGATATCCCTTTATTCACAAGGCGGTTCTGCCGGTGGCACAGAAGGCGCGGAAGGAGGCGGTTGGGGTACAGGTAAGAGTGGCGGGATCATGCTGGAAGAAGGTAAGGACTACAATTACATCCGTGATGCAGTCATGAAGAATATTGAATACCCGGAATGGGCGAGGAGGATGGGTTTCGAGGGGAAAGTGCTCCTCTCCTTCATAGTGCTGGAAAATGGGACCACAAGCCAGATCAGGGTAGTGAAAAGCTCGGGCTGCCGGTTTCTCGACGACAGTGCAAAAGAGGGGGTTGCAAGAACGGTGATTTCCAAAAAATTGCCTTACAGGGTTGTTGTTCGTCTCCCCATAACCTACAAGCTCCGGGTCTCATAA
- the exbB gene encoding TonB-system energizer ExbB, which produces MAWLSYMVDYGIVGLLLLLSVISLAIFVERWFFLRRFDPGGYEGSRRTLEIEITRKLGVIASIGSNAPYIGLLGTVLGIMLTFNTIGVEGYMNATRIMVGLALALKATAIGLVVAIPSIVFYNSLLRRVKVILLEWDKCHE; this is translated from the coding sequence ATGGCATGGCTGAGTTACATGGTAGATTACGGCATCGTAGGACTGCTTCTCCTCCTGTCCGTTATTTCACTGGCAATCTTTGTGGAGCGGTGGTTTTTCCTCAGGAGATTTGATCCAGGTGGTTATGAAGGGAGCAGGCGCACTCTGGAGATAGAAATTACACGAAAGCTGGGAGTAATCGCTTCCATCGGGAGCAATGCACCCTACATTGGTCTTCTCGGGACCGTGCTCGGCATTATGTTGACTTTTAACACGATAGGCGTCGAAGGGTATATGAATGCCACTCGTATTATGGTGGGACTCGCTCTGGCGCTCAAGGCGACCGCCATAGGTCTGGTGGTTGCCATACCATCCATCGTCTTTTACAACAGCCTTTTGCGGCGGGTCAAAGTGATTCTTTTGGAGTGGGATAAATGTCATGAATGA
- a CDS encoding metal ABC transporter permease: RAVIACVLCGASCSLLSVFVVLMKMPLIGISMSHAAFAGAVLGMLLDVNPFLSGFTMCLLMAGVLGPISDRTDMSPENVLGIMFSFLMGLAFLGMGILTRTKANALNLMWGSLLSLSGSDVAVLTLVTALLVLFVLLFFKEIRSVLFNRRLAGASGVPERLIYYALLFLTGAVVSANLATVGGLLIFALLVQPGATALQLTYNLKHFFLISTASGIGACVSGLIVSYIFDLPSGASVVLMATTIFAVAYIFSPKRRSKIQKKEHIL; encoded by the coding sequence GCGCGCTGTCATTGCCTGTGTGCTGTGCGGTGCAAGCTGTTCGCTGCTGTCCGTATTCGTCGTGCTGATGAAAATGCCGTTGATCGGTATTTCAATGTCACATGCTGCTTTTGCAGGTGCTGTATTGGGTATGCTGCTTGACGTCAATCCGTTTTTGAGCGGGTTTACAATGTGTCTGCTCATGGCAGGAGTGCTTGGCCCGATTTCGGATCGCACGGACATGTCCCCCGAGAATGTACTCGGCATCATGTTTTCTTTTCTAATGGGACTTGCGTTTCTCGGCATGGGAATCCTCACGAGGACAAAGGCTAATGCCCTCAACCTGATGTGGGGAAGCCTGTTGTCGCTTTCCGGCTCGGATGTTGCGGTACTTACACTTGTCACGGCCCTCCTTGTGCTCTTCGTATTATTATTTTTTAAGGAGATTCGTTCCGTGTTATTTAACAGACGACTTGCTGGAGCGAGCGGTGTGCCGGAACGGTTGATTTATTATGCGCTTCTGTTTCTCACCGGGGCTGTGGTGTCGGCTAACCTTGCGACGGTGGGTGGCCTGCTTATCTTCGCGTTGCTCGTGCAACCAGGAGCCACAGCGCTCCAATTGACCTACAATTTGAAACACTTTTTTCTAATTTCAACGGCTTCGGGGATCGGCGCATGTGTTTCCGGTCTCATCGTATCTTATATTTTTGATCTTCCGTCCGGTGCGTCGGTGGTTCTCATGGCAACAACCATCTTTGCCGTTGCATACATTTTTTCACCAAAGCGCCGTTCCAAAATCCAAAAAAAGGAACATATATTATGA